From a region of the Myroides sp. JBRI-B21084 genome:
- a CDS encoding oxidoreductase, giving the protein MKITVIGGGPGGLYFSILTKKAMPHCEINVYERNKPEDSFGFGVVFSDETLGEFLKRDMQSYELIRSKFAYWDDIIVARDGEQVSIAGNGFCGCSRKTLLKLLHQRCEEEGVKLHFEYNVDDLSQFNDSDIIVAADGIASAIRTQFQEEFGTNIQLKSNRFVWMGSTKPLDAFTYFFRTTPFGTIVAHTYQYEEGMSTWIFECTNDTWEKLQFQVENETDTVSKLSEIFKDELDGHPLITNKSHWRQFPHVTNKNWYHNNIVLLGDAKATAHFSIGSGTKLAMDCAIGLFDALMMHPNNVQNAFNQYNETRRNAVEMIQYAATVSLDWFENMNRYTHFPFNQFSFGCMTRSKKVTYENLRLRDQSYTDKVLKEFNQINNNQTKAAAFSTFKMRNLQLPNRIVMSAMGQYAANDGLVNNWHFQHYTSRAIGGLGLIITEMTAIEPNGRITLGCAGIYNEEQITEWKKITDFIHENSSSKIAIQLGHSGRKGAVKKPWEGVNEPLNDAWELKSASAIAFNNKMAVPKEMSVNDMQNTINLFVKAAKNAEKAGFDMIELQAHHGFLLASFLSPLTNLRTDEFGGSIQNRLKFPLQVFNAIRENFPIEKPISVRISAADWATNGISPEDVLFIASEFKKAGADIINVSTGNTVENQNPKMGRMWQVPFADMIRNTIDIPTITAGSITDIDQINTIILSGKADLVALGKPLLLDPYFVRKAQAYEQIAINDVPNQYQKGIENLYSTTISERKQTERMKKALKPKSNKK; this is encoded by the coding sequence ATGAAAATAACGGTTATTGGCGGTGGTCCAGGTGGACTCTATTTTTCAATCTTAACCAAAAAAGCAATGCCTCATTGCGAAATTAATGTGTACGAACGCAATAAGCCAGAAGATAGTTTTGGTTTTGGTGTGGTTTTTTCAGATGAAACTTTAGGCGAATTTTTAAAGCGCGATATGCAATCGTACGAATTAATACGTAGCAAATTTGCATATTGGGACGATATTATTGTGGCTCGTGATGGTGAACAAGTAAGTATTGCAGGAAATGGTTTTTGTGGTTGTTCACGTAAAACCTTACTTAAATTATTACATCAACGTTGTGAAGAAGAAGGCGTAAAACTACATTTTGAATACAATGTTGACGATTTATCTCAATTTAACGATTCTGATATTATTGTTGCTGCCGATGGTATTGCAAGTGCTATCCGAACCCAATTTCAAGAAGAATTTGGTACAAATATTCAATTAAAATCAAACCGATTTGTATGGATGGGTTCTACCAAACCACTTGATGCATTCACTTATTTCTTTAGAACAACTCCATTTGGAACCATTGTTGCGCACACCTATCAATACGAAGAAGGTATGAGTACTTGGATTTTTGAATGTACCAACGATACTTGGGAAAAATTACAGTTTCAAGTTGAAAACGAAACAGATACTGTATCTAAACTTTCTGAAATTTTTAAAGATGAGTTAGATGGTCACCCTTTAATCACTAATAAATCGCATTGGCGTCAATTTCCGCATGTTACAAACAAAAACTGGTACCATAACAACATTGTTTTATTAGGCGATGCTAAAGCAACAGCACATTTTTCAATAGGTTCGGGTACTAAATTAGCTATGGATTGTGCTATTGGTTTATTTGATGCCTTAATGATGCACCCTAATAATGTTCAAAACGCCTTTAATCAATATAATGAAACCCGCAGAAATGCTGTAGAAATGATTCAATATGCTGCTACGGTATCATTAGATTGGTTTGAAAATATGAATAGATACACTCACTTTCCATTCAATCAATTTTCATTTGGATGCATGACGAGGTCTAAAAAAGTAACTTATGAAAACCTTCGGTTACGCGATCAATCGTATACAGATAAAGTTCTAAAAGAATTTAATCAAATCAATAACAACCAAACTAAGGCAGCAGCTTTTTCAACCTTTAAAATGCGTAATTTACAGTTACCTAACCGAATTGTAATGAGTGCTATGGGGCAATACGCCGCTAATGATGGCTTAGTTAACAATTGGCATTTTCAGCATTACACCTCTCGCGCAATTGGTGGTTTAGGATTGATTATAACCGAAATGACGGCCATTGAACCTAATGGAAGAATCACATTGGGGTGTGCAGGTATTTACAATGAAGAACAAATTACCGAATGGAAAAAAATTACCGATTTTATTCATGAAAACTCTTCAAGTAAAATAGCCATTCAGCTTGGACATTCAGGCAGAAAAGGGGCTGTAAAAAAACCTTGGGAAGGCGTAAACGAACCTTTAAATGATGCTTGGGAATTAAAATCGGCATCGGCAATTGCATTTAACAACAAAATGGCTGTTCCTAAAGAAATGAGTGTTAATGATATGCAAAACACGATCAATCTATTTGTAAAAGCAGCAAAAAATGCCGAAAAAGCAGGTTTTGATATGATTGAGTTACAAGCACATCATGGATTTTTATTGGCATCGTTTTTATCGCCTTTAACCAACTTAAGAACAGATGAATTTGGTGGTTCTATTCAAAATAGATTAAAATTTCCTTTACAGGTTTTTAACGCCATTCGAGAAAACTTCCCTATTGAAAAACCAATTTCTGTGCGAATTTCTGCAGCCGATTGGGCAACCAATGGAATTTCACCAGAAGATGTTCTTTTTATAGCATCAGAATTCAAAAAAGCGGGCGCCGATATTATTAATGTATCAACAGGAAACACCGTAGAAAATCAAAATCCTAAAATGGGTAGAATGTGGCAGGTTCCTTTTGCTGATATGATTAGAAACACCATAGATATCCCTACAATTACTGCAGGTTCTATCACTGATATCGATCAAATAAATACCATTATTTTAAGTGGCAAAGCCGATTTAGTTGCCCTTGGAAAACCGTTATTATTAGATCCGTATTTTGTTAGAAAAGCTCAAGCTTACGAACAAATCGCTATTAACGATGTTCCAAATCAATACCAAAAAGGAATTGAAAATTTATACAGCACAACAATTTCTGAAAGAAAACAAACCGAGCGTATGAAAAAGGCTTTAAAACCTAAAAGCAACAAGAAATAA
- a CDS encoding AMP-binding protein gives MKDLFAVNHLPNKDLQPDYLFLDLPQFNQPENLNCVARFLDQHIANGKGSNICLKTFDEIWTYNDLYEKANQIAHVLINDLGLQPGNRVLLRSCNNPMMVACWFAVLKAGGIVVATMPLLRAKELKTLIECAEISHVICDSALADEINLVESTYLKSIAFYRNGSIEKLMQSKPKTFENFNNNANDVAIIGFTSGTTGNPKMTAHFHKDLLNICEAFPKYSLQPTEKDVFAGSPPIGFTFGLGGLVLFPMYFGSSSFLIEKPSPDVLLEVIQNHKVTICFTAPTAWRILTEKAKDYNLTSLRRCVSAGETLPLKIWEDWYNETGLKIIDGIGATEMLHIFISSNQENMKPGATGVAITGYEAKIVDENGNELPRETPGRLAVRGITGCKYLNRPEKQQEYVQNGWNITGDIFKQDTDGYFWFVARGDDMIISSGYNIAAIEVESVLLTHHEILECAVVGLPDKDRGMLVCANIVLKNKENASEEFAKNIQNWFKENAAPYKYPRVIHFLDKLPKTETGKIQRFKLK, from the coding sequence ATGAAAGATTTGTTTGCTGTAAATCATTTACCGAATAAAGATTTACAACCCGATTATTTGTTTTTGGATTTACCGCAGTTTAACCAACCTGAAAATCTGAATTGTGTAGCACGTTTTTTAGACCAACACATTGCAAATGGTAAAGGTTCAAATATTTGTTTAAAAACTTTTGATGAAATATGGACATATAACGATTTGTATGAAAAAGCAAACCAAATTGCTCATGTTTTAATTAACGATTTAGGTTTACAACCAGGCAACCGTGTTTTACTGCGTTCTTGTAACAATCCTATGATGGTTGCTTGTTGGTTTGCAGTTTTAAAAGCAGGTGGTATTGTGGTAGCAACCATGCCTTTGCTGCGCGCAAAAGAACTGAAAACGTTGATTGAATGCGCCGAAATCTCTCATGTTATTTGTGATAGTGCTTTGGCCGACGAGATTAATTTGGTAGAATCAACCTATCTAAAATCTATTGCTTTTTACAGAAATGGGTCAATAGAAAAGTTGATGCAGTCTAAACCTAAAACGTTTGAAAACTTTAACAATAATGCTAACGATGTTGCAATTATTGGGTTTACTTCAGGTACAACTGGTAATCCAAAAATGACAGCACATTTTCATAAAGATTTATTGAATATTTGCGAAGCTTTTCCAAAGTATTCATTACAACCTACCGAAAAAGACGTATTTGCTGGAAGTCCTCCAATTGGCTTTACATTTGGTTTAGGCGGTTTGGTTTTGTTTCCAATGTACTTTGGATCAAGTTCTTTTTTAATTGAAAAACCAAGTCCCGATGTACTTTTAGAGGTTATTCAAAACCATAAGGTTACCATTTGTTTTACTGCACCCACTGCTTGGCGTATACTCACAGAAAAAGCCAAGGATTACAACTTAACAAGTTTACGTAGATGTGTTTCGGCAGGTGAAACACTTCCTTTAAAAATTTGGGAAGATTGGTACAATGAAACTGGTTTAAAAATTATTGATGGTATCGGAGCCACCGAAATGTTGCATATTTTTATTTCATCAAACCAAGAAAACATGAAACCTGGCGCAACAGGTGTTGCTATTACTGGATATGAAGCCAAAATTGTTGATGAAAATGGAAATGAACTTCCGCGCGAAACTCCTGGACGTTTGGCTGTTCGTGGAATCACGGGCTGCAAATATTTAAATAGACCCGAAAAGCAACAAGAATATGTACAAAACGGTTGGAATATAACAGGTGATATTTTTAAACAAGATACCGATGGCTATTTTTGGTTTGTAGCACGTGGTGATGATATGATTATTTCATCGGGCTATAATATTGCTGCAATTGAAGTAGAAAGTGTATTGCTTACGCACCACGAAATTTTAGAATGTGCTGTTGTTGGTTTGCCTGATAAAGACCGTGGTATGTTGGTTTGTGCCAATATTGTTTTAAAAAATAAAGAAAACGCATCTGAAGAATTTGCAAAAAACATTCAAAACTGGTTTAAAGAAAATGCTGCTCCGTATAAATACCCTCGCGTAATTCATTTTCTAGATAAATTACCAAAAACCGAAACAGGTAAAATTCAGCGTTTTAAGTTGAAGTAG
- a CDS encoding acyl-CoA thioesterase, whose translation MSYFIKEEQIRFRHTDFAGIVFYPRFFEMLNDLVEDWFEEALDRPFSKIHETNGIPTVDLKVQFKNAARIGEILTKKLWVKELKSSSVVCGFHFINQQEKTVLEGEVTLVNVAIAEDRKTIKAEAFNEEVKAKIEKYLLDN comes from the coding sequence ATGAGTTATTTTATAAAAGAAGAACAAATACGATTTAGACATACCGATTTTGCAGGTATTGTTTTTTATCCGCGTTTTTTTGAAATGTTAAACGATTTAGTAGAAGATTGGTTTGAAGAAGCTTTAGACCGACCTTTTTCTAAAATCCACGAAACAAACGGAATTCCTACGGTTGATTTAAAAGTTCAGTTTAAAAATGCTGCAAGAATTGGCGAAATACTAACCAAAAAATTATGGGTGAAAGAATTAAAAAGTTCATCGGTAGTTTGTGGTTTTCATTTCATCAACCAACAAGAAAAAACGGTTTTAGAAGGCGAAGTTACTTTAGTAAACGTTGCCATTGCCGAAGATAGAAAAACAATTAAAGCAGAAGCTTTTAATGAAGAAGTGAAAGCAAAAATTGAAAAATATTTATTAGATAATTAG
- a CDS encoding DUF1304 domain-containing protein: protein MYLISKILIGLVALEHLYFMYFEMFAWETIGKRTFKSIPENLFKPTKALAANQGLYNGFLAAGLIWSILINNNEWALYVSIFFLSCVIVAGIYGSITASKKIFFVQAVPAILALIAVHF from the coding sequence ATGTATTTAATTTCAAAAATATTAATCGGTTTGGTAGCCCTTGAACATTTATACTTTATGTATTTTGAAATGTTTGCTTGGGAAACCATTGGAAAACGTACTTTTAAATCAATACCCGAAAATCTATTTAAACCCACAAAAGCATTAGCTGCTAATCAAGGTTTATACAATGGCTTTTTGGCAGCTGGTTTAATATGGTCTATTTTAATAAATAATAATGAATGGGCCTTATATGTAAGTATATTTTTTCTAAGTTGTGTAATTGTAGCAGGAATTTACGGATCAATTACCGCATCAAAAAAAATATTTTTTGTACAAGCAGTTCCCGCAATTTTAGCATTAATCGCTGTACACTTTTAA
- a CDS encoding carbon-nitrogen hydrolase family protein gives MEFKQFKAATVQTAPVFLNVEKTIDKAINFIKEAHENGAKLIAFPEVFIAGYPYWNWVMTPVQGSKWYEELYKNSVAVNDASMQKLYKAAKDFDMNIVIGINERGDSFGEIYNTNLIIDNNGNVIGKHRKLVPTWAEKLTWTSGDGSSLKVYNTSVGPVGTLACGENTNTLARFTLLSQGELIHIANYISLPVAPPDYDMAEAIKIRAAAHSFEGKLFTIVSCSTISQEIKDALRADVPNIDELLDRKNSAFSGFIGPNGAVIGSPLIDEEGIVYADIDLSKCIQPKQMHDILGHYNRFDIFDLRVNIAPTKKITFINKSED, from the coding sequence ATGGAATTTAAACAATTTAAAGCAGCTACGGTACAAACCGCACCTGTATTTTTAAATGTAGAGAAAACAATAGATAAAGCCATAAATTTTATAAAAGAAGCACATGAAAATGGAGCTAAATTAATTGCTTTTCCCGAAGTTTTTATAGCTGGCTATCCGTATTGGAACTGGGTTATGACACCCGTTCAAGGCAGCAAATGGTACGAAGAATTATATAAAAACTCGGTTGCTGTTAATGATGCATCTATGCAAAAACTATACAAAGCTGCAAAAGATTTCGACATGAATATTGTTATAGGAATTAACGAACGTGGCGATAGTTTTGGCGAAATTTATAATACCAATTTAATTATAGATAACAACGGAAATGTTATAGGCAAACACAGAAAATTAGTACCTACTTGGGCCGAAAAATTAACATGGACAAGTGGAGATGGATCTTCGTTAAAAGTATACAATACCTCTGTAGGTCCGGTAGGAACATTAGCTTGTGGCGAAAACACCAACACTTTGGCTCGATTTACTTTGCTTTCTCAAGGTGAATTAATACACATTGCTAATTATATTTCGCTACCAGTTGCTCCACCCGATTATGATATGGCCGAAGCTATTAAAATTCGCGCAGCAGCGCATTCGTTTGAAGGCAAACTGTTTACAATTGTTTCGTGTTCAACTATTTCGCAAGAAATTAAAGATGCATTACGTGCCGATGTTCCTAATATTGATGAATTATTAGATAGAAAAAATAGTGCTTTTTCTGGTTTTATTGGTCCAAATGGTGCGGTAATTGGTTCGCCTTTAATTGATGAAGAAGGAATTGTTTATGCCGATATTGATTTATCAAAATGCATACAGCCTAAACAAATGCACGATATATTAGGACATTACAACCGTTTTGATATTTTTGATTTACGCGTGAATATTGCACCTACTAAAAAAATTACATTTATAAATAAATCCGAAGATTAA
- a CDS encoding cupin domain-containing protein: protein METPHSDDIYGRARVQNTPELEAYYKELENLGAGALWTVANDIEPWEPRSSSIPMLWKYSDLRHLVLKSSELVTPEQAGRRVVYLVNDKRKDVSAAVGWLYTGIQVTRPGEFTSAHRHAASALRFIMEGEGGYTVVDGNKIMLEVNDFVITPNSAWHEHGVEPGGKTCIWQDGLDIPLVNALEANDYAVYDGKQPLVKPLNFSPMTYGCAGLLPADKVWDKPYSPLFKYSWTKVYPALLEAEKVNELNPYDGIYMKYSNPITGGHVMQTMGAAMQLLPAGFKGKAHKHTGSIVYQCAKGKGFSIINGQRFEWKERDIFCVPSWAWHEHHNLSDTEDACLFSFNDLPVIESLGLYQEKVLEENGGNQINQ, encoded by the coding sequence ATGGAAACACCACATTCAGACGACATTTATGGTCGTGCACGTGTACAAAACACTCCAGAATTAGAAGCTTATTACAAAGAATTAGAAAATTTAGGTGCAGGCGCGTTATGGACAGTAGCTAACGATATTGAACCATGGGAACCACGCTCTTCATCGATTCCTATGTTGTGGAAATACAGCGATTTAAGACATTTAGTTTTAAAATCTTCCGAATTAGTTACACCTGAACAAGCAGGTCGCCGTGTGGTTTATTTAGTAAACGATAAACGCAAAGATGTAAGTGCTGCAGTTGGTTGGTTATACACCGGAATTCAGGTTACGCGTCCAGGCGAATTTACCTCGGCACACCGTCACGCTGCTTCGGCTTTACGCTTTATTATGGAAGGCGAAGGTGGTTATACAGTTGTTGATGGTAACAAAATTATGTTAGAAGTTAATGATTTTGTAATTACCCCAAATTCTGCTTGGCATGAACACGGAGTTGAACCAGGTGGAAAAACATGTATTTGGCAAGATGGTTTAGATATACCTTTAGTAAATGCGCTTGAAGCCAATGATTATGCTGTTTACGATGGCAAACAACCTTTGGTTAAACCTTTAAACTTTTCACCCATGACCTATGGCTGTGCAGGTTTGTTGCCAGCCGATAAAGTTTGGGATAAACCTTATTCACCATTATTTAAATATTCGTGGACAAAAGTTTATCCTGCCTTGTTAGAAGCTGAAAAAGTAAACGAACTAAACCCTTACGATGGTATTTATATGAAATACAGCAACCCTATTACTGGCGGACACGTTATGCAAACTATGGGTGCAGCTATGCAATTATTGCCTGCTGGTTTTAAAGGCAAAGCACACAAACACACAGGTTCTATTGTATATCAATGTGCTAAAGGTAAAGGTTTTTCTATAATAAACGGACAAAGATTTGAATGGAAAGAGCGCGATATCTTTTGTGTTCCTAGTTGGGCATGGCACGAACATCACAATTTATCTGATACCGAAGACGCTTGTTTGTTTTCATTTAACGATTTACCTGTTATTGAAAGTTTAGGGTTGTATCAAGAAAAAGTTCTTGAAGAGAATGGTGGAAATCAGATTAATCAGTAA
- a CDS encoding fumarylacetoacetate hydrolase family protein, giving the protein MKLLTYKTQNSEPRLGFIHNNMVVDMEDFGGISNFPLPNDMLELIDMGFEVIEEITHLIEDTREVDFENISLPLNEVELLAPIEKPRKNIIGIGLNYTEHVAESARSLDTTGKLPVKPIIFSKPPTTVTATNTEIIKNTKLTQQLDWECELAVIISKKGKYVPKADALDYVFGYTVINDISARDCRREGQWIVSKGQDTFAPMGPYLVTKDEIENPHNLNVSLKVNGVEKQNSNTQFMLFNINYLIEDLSTVFTLEAGDIIATGTPAGVGAGRNPQEWLHHGDVVEATVEGIGTIVNTVKEIAK; this is encoded by the coding sequence ATGAAACTACTTACATACAAAACACAAAACAGCGAACCGCGCTTAGGATTTATTCACAACAATATGGTTGTTGACATGGAAGATTTTGGTGGAATTTCAAACTTTCCGTTACCAAACGATATGTTAGAATTAATTGACATGGGATTTGAAGTAATTGAAGAAATTACCCATTTAATTGAAGATACCCGCGAAGTTGACTTTGAAAATATTTCGTTGCCTTTAAACGAAGTTGAACTATTGGCTCCGATTGAAAAACCTCGTAAAAACATCATTGGTATTGGTTTAAATTATACCGAACACGTTGCAGAAAGTGCTCGAAGTTTAGATACTACCGGAAAATTACCTGTAAAACCAATTATTTTTTCAAAACCGCCTACAACTGTTACTGCAACAAACACCGAGATTATTAAAAACACTAAACTTACCCAACAATTAGATTGGGAATGTGAATTAGCAGTAATTATATCTAAAAAAGGTAAATACGTACCAAAAGCTGATGCTTTAGATTATGTTTTTGGATACACTGTAATTAACGATATTTCGGCACGTGATTGCCGTCGCGAAGGACAATGGATTGTTTCTAAAGGACAAGACACTTTTGCACCAATGGGGCCTTACTTAGTTACAAAAGATGAAATTGAAAATCCGCATAACTTAAATGTATCTTTAAAAGTAAATGGTGTAGAAAAACAAAACTCGAACACACAGTTTATGTTATTCAATATCAATTATTTAATTGAAGATTTAAGTACAGTTTTTACTTTAGAAGCAGGCGATATTATTGCAACTGGAACTCCAGCAGGTGTTGGTGCAGGTAGAAATCCACAAGAATGGTTACACCATGGAGACGTGGTTGAAGCTACTGTTGAAGGTATTGGAACGATAGTGAATACGGTTAAAGAGATAGCTAAATAA
- a CDS encoding maleate cis-trans isomerase family protein: MKKYRIGQIVPSSNVTMETEIPAIFKARETILPERFTFHSSRMRMKKVTKEELEAMDAMSLKCALELSDAHVDVMGYACLVAIMSMGRGYHCVSEVNLHQETVANGFPTPIVTSAGALINGLNVLGAKTVSVITPYMRPLTDMVVDYIEHQGFKVNESIALEIPDNLEVAAQNPLNLLDIYKQLDLTGVDVLVASACVQMPSLEAIDKIEQEIGIPVTSAAVCTTYEMMKKLGIEAKSTIGGTLLKGNY, from the coding sequence ATGAAAAAATATAGAATTGGACAAATTGTACCGTCGAGCAATGTAACAATGGAAACCGAAATTCCAGCTATTTTTAAAGCGCGCGAAACCATTTTACCAGAACGTTTTACGTTTCACAGCAGCAGAATGCGCATGAAAAAAGTAACTAAGGAAGAATTAGAAGCCATGGATGCCATGAGTTTAAAATGTGCTTTAGAACTTTCAGACGCACATGTTGACGTAATGGGGTATGCGTGTTTGGTAGCTATAATGAGTATGGGACGTGGTTATCATTGTGTTTCTGAGGTAAATTTACACCAAGAAACCGTTGCAAACGGCTTTCCTACTCCTATTGTAACATCGGCTGGTGCGTTAATTAACGGTTTAAATGTTTTGGGTGCAAAAACAGTATCGGTAATTACACCTTATATGCGCCCATTAACCGATATGGTGGTTGATTATATTGAACATCAAGGCTTTAAAGTAAATGAAAGTATTGCTTTAGAAATACCTGATAATTTAGAAGTTGCGGCTCAAAATCCGTTAAATTTATTGGATATTTATAAACAACTAGATTTAACGGGGGTTGATGTTTTAGTTGCTTCGGCGTGTGTGCAAATGCCTTCGCTAGAAGCTATTGATAAAATTGAACAAGAAATAGGTATTCCAGTAACATCGGCTGCTGTTTGTACAACTTACGAAATGATGAAAAAACTAGGAATTGAAGCAAAATCAACAATTGGTGGCACTTTATTGAAAGGAAATTATTAA
- the recN gene encoding DNA repair protein RecN, with product MLTHLSITNYALITHASVNFSNNLTIITGETGAGKSILLDALSLVLGKRADLSVLRNSNEKCIIEAQFSLKSYNLESFFTALELDYEEDTIIRREILPTGKSRAFVNDAPTTLQNLQQLSTVLIDIHTQHQTQDLFNEKYQLQLVDVFAENGSLLKDYQKQYQIFKKQQSDLKLLKEKQLLIAKEQDYNAFLLDELLQANLKAGEQEELESQFEILSNVEKVGSFLEQTNALLTNEDLGVSKQLYEVKLQMQRLAQISGAYESLYQRIESSFIEIEDIADEVQNAMQQLVADPHQLEILNQKLQQIYQLQKKHHVSTIEELLHIQNELSEKVAGLETIDDEIVQLENLLIVTEKELNSLANKLHEKRTAVLTNLERNISQLIAPLGMPNAQFKIELVATENFSTNGKNEVNWLFSANKGMQFGLLKKTASGGELSRIMLAVKSILASKSNLPTIIFDEIDTGVSGDVADKMGNIMKDMGNYMQIFAITHLPQVASKGKQHFKVSKYDNDEATTSTIQLLTNEERIHEIAQMLSGNKITEAALQHAKQLLN from the coding sequence ATGTTAACACACTTATCAATTACAAATTATGCATTAATTACACATGCATCGGTTAATTTTTCTAATAATCTTACCATAATTACCGGAGAAACAGGTGCAGGTAAATCAATTTTACTTGATGCTTTGTCTTTGGTTTTAGGGAAAAGAGCCGATTTAAGTGTTTTGAGAAATTCAAATGAAAAATGTATTATTGAAGCACAATTTTCTTTAAAATCGTACAATTTAGAATCGTTTTTCACTGCACTTGAACTTGATTATGAAGAAGATACTATAATTAGGAGAGAAATACTTCCTACTGGTAAATCGCGCGCTTTTGTAAACGATGCTCCTACAACACTACAAAATTTGCAGCAATTAAGCACAGTTTTAATTGATATTCACACACAACACCAAACTCAAGATTTGTTTAATGAAAAATATCAATTGCAATTGGTTGATGTTTTTGCAGAAAATGGTTCGCTTTTAAAAGATTATCAAAAACAATATCAAATTTTTAAAAAGCAACAAAGTGATTTAAAGCTCTTAAAAGAAAAACAATTGTTAATTGCTAAAGAACAAGATTACAATGCATTTTTGTTAGATGAATTGTTACAAGCTAATTTAAAAGCAGGCGAACAAGAAGAATTAGAAAGTCAGTTTGAAATTTTATCAAATGTTGAAAAAGTTGGCAGTTTTTTAGAACAAACAAATGCTTTATTAACAAACGAAGATTTAGGAGTTAGTAAACAATTATACGAAGTTAAGTTACAAATGCAGCGTTTGGCACAAATTAGTGGTGCGTATGAAAGCTTATATCAACGTATAGAAAGTAGTTTTATTGAAATTGAAGATATTGCTGATGAAGTTCAAAATGCTATGCAACAATTAGTTGCAGATCCACATCAGTTAGAAATTCTTAATCAAAAATTACAACAAATCTATCAATTACAAAAAAAGCATCACGTTTCAACTATTGAAGAATTACTTCATATTCAAAACGAATTATCTGAAAAAGTAGCTGGTTTAGAAACAATTGATGATGAAATTGTCCAATTAGAAAATTTATTAATTGTAACTGAAAAAGAACTGAATAGTTTAGCAAATAAGTTACATGAAAAGCGTACTGCAGTTTTAACTAATTTAGAACGCAATATCAGTCAATTAATTGCTCCATTAGGTATGCCAAATGCGCAATTTAAAATTGAATTAGTAGCTACAGAAAATTTTTCAACCAATGGAAAAAATGAAGTAAATTGGTTATTCTCTGCAAATAAAGGAATGCAATTTGGGTTGTTGAAAAAAACAGCATCAGGCGGAGAACTTTCTAGAATTATGTTAGCTGTAAAATCTATTTTAGCAAGTAAAAGCAATTTACCTACCATAATTTTTGATGAAATTGACACTGGTGTTTCTGGTGATGTTGCCGATAAAATGGGCAATATTATGAAAGATATGGGCAATTATATGCAAATTTTTGCAATTACGCATTTACCACAAGTAGCATCGAAAGGAAAGCAACATTTTAAAGTTTCAAAATATGACAATGATGAAGCTACAACTTCAACGATACAATTGTTAACAAATGAAGAAAGAATACATGAAATTGCACAAATGCTTTCGGGAAATAAAATAACCGAAGCTGCTTTACAACACGCAAAACAATTACTTAATTAA